A window of the Syntrophaceae bacterium genome harbors these coding sequences:
- a CDS encoding tetratricopeptide repeat protein, with amino-acid sequence MKKKKALSVSLLLLFICGFLALCGCATSPLREGGYAIPPGRGDAKAMFHYSVAVQYMLDGKLDEAIAELETARRYDEKSLDLTLELAVLYAEKGSSDRVTAILQEAARQHPREPMVFLLLGGAQASRKEAVAAERSFRKVLELDRENETAWLHLAALYTESREYEKALDCYNRLLKIHPDHVAALYHRARIHRELKRDDEAEAGLRKVLELRPAFEAAWIELGQLYESRKQTEKAVETYRRFMELHPMRIGIRLRLAEMLLRLQRFDEAEQTLMDALNIDRDNRDVRLTLALLYLEKKDYPRAVRLLETLVQEYPAEARLRYLLASAYEESGDTVRAIASYGDVTAKSEFFGNARVRMAMLQNKTGRKEEALRTAGEALEKRKDYPGLFLYLASLHEEMKNPAAAEKVLRQGMAVHPRNVDLPYSLGMLFEKGGRFSESIALMEGILAIEPDHAEALNFIGYSYADRGMRLDEAERLIRKALAVKPGNGYITDSLGWVYFKKNDLGKAIQYLRQAALAVPDDPTIAEHLGDAFAKAGQKEEALSAYRKALRLSPSSVELLRKIRELGGGNP; translated from the coding sequence ATGAAAAAAAAGAAAGCCCTTTCCGTTTCACTGCTGCTTCTGTTCATCTGCGGCTTCCTTGCCCTTTGCGGATGTGCGACGTCCCCCCTGCGGGAGGGGGGGTATGCGATACCGCCGGGTCGGGGCGACGCCAAGGCGATGTTTCATTATTCCGTGGCTGTTCAGTATATGCTGGACGGGAAGCTGGACGAGGCCATCGCGGAGCTGGAAACCGCACGACGCTACGATGAAAAATCCCTCGATCTGACCCTTGAGCTGGCTGTTCTCTATGCAGAAAAGGGGAGTTCGGACAGGGTGACCGCCATCCTTCAGGAGGCGGCGCGCCAGCATCCCCGTGAACCCATGGTTTTCCTCCTTCTCGGGGGAGCCCAGGCCTCCAGGAAAGAGGCCGTCGCCGCCGAGCGGTCTTTCCGGAAAGTTCTTGAACTGGATCGGGAAAACGAGACCGCCTGGCTGCATCTGGCGGCCCTGTACACGGAATCCCGGGAATATGAAAAAGCCCTGGACTGTTACAATCGCCTCCTCAAGATTCATCCGGACCACGTGGCGGCCCTTTACCACCGGGCGAGGATCCATCGGGAACTGAAGCGGGATGACGAGGCCGAAGCGGGGCTTCGGAAGGTTCTGGAACTGAGGCCGGCTTTTGAAGCGGCCTGGATTGAACTGGGGCAGCTCTACGAGTCTCGCAAACAGACGGAAAAAGCGGTGGAGACTTACCGCCGGTTCATGGAGCTGCATCCCATGCGCATTGGAATCCGCCTCCGGCTGGCGGAGATGCTCCTGCGACTGCAGCGCTTTGACGAGGCCGAACAGACCCTGATGGACGCCCTGAACATCGATCGGGACAACCGGGATGTGAGGCTGACCCTGGCACTCCTTTACCTGGAAAAGAAGGATTATCCCCGGGCCGTTCGCCTGCTGGAGACCCTGGTGCAGGAATATCCGGCGGAGGCGCGACTCCGGTATCTTCTGGCATCCGCCTATGAAGAGAGCGGCGATACGGTTCGAGCCATCGCTTCCTATGGTGATGTGACAGCAAAATCGGAGTTCTTCGGAAACGCCCGGGTCCGGATGGCCATGCTTCAGAACAAGACCGGCCGCAAGGAAGAAGCCCTCCGGACAGCCGGCGAGGCACTGGAGAAGCGGAAAGACTACCCGGGGCTTTTCCTGTATCTGGCTTCCCTGCATGAGGAGATGAAGAACCCGGCGGCTGCGGAAAAGGTGCTGCGGCAGGGAATGGCGGTCCACCCCCGGAACGTGGATCTGCCTTACAGCCTTGGAATGCTCTTCGAGAAGGGCGGCCGGTTTTCGGAAAGCATCGCCCTCATGGAGGGCATTCTCGCCATCGAGCCGGATCATGCGGAGGCACTCAATTTTATCGGGTACAGCTATGCGGATCGGGGGATGCGCCTCGACGAAGCGGAGCGGCTGATCCGGAAGGCACTGGCTGTCAAGCCCGGCAACGGGTATATCACCGACAGTCTGGGATGGGTTTATTTCAAGAAGAACGACCTGGGGAAAGCCATTCAGTATCTCCGGCAGGCCGCCCTTGCGGTCCCGGACGATCCCACCATCGCCGAGCACCTGGGAGATGCCTTCGCGAAGGCGGGGCAGAAGGAAGAAGCCCTGTCGGCCTATCGTAAGGCCCTGCGTCTGAGCCCCTCGAGTGTGGAACTCCTGCGCAAGATCCGGGAACTCGGCGGCGGGAATCCATAA
- a CDS encoding RNA methyltransferase, with the protein MKEDQEIRVRMENVAVVLCRPKFSGNVGSVARCAKNMGIGKLVVVGGEPLDLEEVLQRSTHAARDLVDAMECHENLEEAVAGFTWLVGTTGRRGSARGPAVSPREMARRMTDLSRNNRIALLFGPEDKGLSNEELRLCQTIVNIPTSEDFRSINLSHAVMILCYELFVAAAAPPATFRPRLASSAELEGMYGHLRDVLTRIGFINKQNPEYWMLHVRRLFSRVQLHAREVKIVRGICRQIDWATGRPGPDPGRRSR; encoded by the coding sequence ATGAAAGAGGATCAGGAAATCCGGGTGCGGATGGAGAACGTGGCGGTTGTGCTCTGCCGGCCGAAATTTTCCGGAAATGTGGGGTCGGTCGCCCGGTGCGCGAAAAACATGGGAATCGGCAAGCTGGTCGTCGTCGGGGGGGAGCCACTCGACCTGGAAGAGGTGCTCCAGCGATCCACCCATGCTGCACGGGACCTGGTGGATGCCATGGAATGCCATGAGAATCTGGAGGAGGCCGTGGCCGGATTCACCTGGCTGGTGGGAACGACCGGCCGCCGCGGCTCCGCCCGCGGTCCTGCCGTATCTCCGCGGGAGATGGCACGGCGGATGACCGACCTCAGCCGGAACAACCGCATCGCCCTGCTTTTCGGTCCCGAGGACAAAGGGCTTTCCAACGAAGAGCTCCGCCTCTGCCAGACCATCGTCAACATCCCCACCTCCGAGGATTTCCGATCCATCAACCTGTCTCACGCCGTGATGATCCTCTGTTATGAGCTGTTCGTCGCCGCCGCCGCTCCTCCAGCCACCTTCCGGCCGAGGCTTGCCTCGTCGGCGGAACTGGAGGGCATGTACGGGCACCTGCGGGACGTCCTCACCCGGATCGGCTTCATCAACAAGCAGAACCCCGAATACTGGATGCTCCATGTCCGGCGGCTCTTCTCAAGGGTTCAGCTTCATGCCCGTGAGGTGAAAATCGTCCGCGGAATCTGCCGCCAGATCGACTGGGCCACGGGCCGGCCGGGACCGGATCCGGGCCGGCGTTCCCGGTAA
- the rsmG gene encoding 16S rRNA (guanine(527)-N(7))-methyltransferase RsmG, with product MDESHLQMLADGARIAGVPLDTAQRELFRLYIDELLLWNRRYNLVAAADPEEIVVRHVLDSLAVVPLLPRRDGLLLDIGSGAGFPGIPLKIACPSLEVRLLEASRKKSSFLKRVAGILNLEGIGVLWERTEDCLRRDGVAGSFDMVISRAVLPLLRFAEIGSPFLRPGGYLVVMAGPATDSRISPPEKAGLSPISIHEYRLPLSGDRRKIFLYKKSMQIK from the coding sequence ATGGACGAATCCCATCTCCAGATGCTGGCCGACGGAGCCCGGATCGCCGGCGTCCCCCTGGACACGGCACAGAGGGAGCTATTCCGCCTGTATATCGACGAGCTTCTCCTCTGGAACCGCCGCTACAACCTGGTCGCAGCGGCCGATCCGGAAGAAATCGTCGTCCGGCATGTCCTCGACTCCCTGGCGGTCGTCCCCCTGCTTCCCCGCCGTGACGGGCTCCTGCTGGACATCGGAAGCGGTGCCGGCTTTCCGGGCATCCCCCTCAAGATCGCCTGCCCCTCCCTGGAAGTCCGCCTGCTGGAGGCCTCCAGGAAGAAGTCGTCGTTCCTGAAGCGGGTCGCAGGGATCCTGAACCTGGAAGGAATCGGCGTCCTCTGGGAACGGACGGAGGATTGTCTCCGGCGGGACGGAGTCGCCGGTTCCTTTGACATGGTGATCTCCCGGGCGGTTCTTCCCCTGTTGCGTTTTGCCGAAATCGGCTCCCCGTTCCTGCGCCCGGGAGGATACCTCGTCGTCATGGCCGGACCCGCTACCGACAGCCGGATCTCCCCCCCGGAGAAGGCCGGCCTTTCACCGATTTCGATCCACGAATACAGGCTCCCCCTCTCGGGGGACCGGCGAAAAATTTTTCTCTATAAAAAATCAATGCAAATCAAGTAG
- a CDS encoding ParA family protein, whose translation MRKIISIANQKGGVGKTTTAINLAATLAAAERKTLLIDADPQGNATSGLGIDPAALKERNLYDALSGEGTLAEVVLGSRLPFLDVIGSDQDLTGVEIEFVEIEDREKKLRRLIRSADLGYEYVIIDCPPSLGFLTLNALVAADSVIVPLQCEYFALEGLGRLLATIKLVQARLNPSLALGGILLTMFDGRNILSRQVSEEVRRHFGTKVFQTVIPRNVRLSESPSHGLPIILYDVRSRGAISYMELAKEVMGNGGSGS comes from the coding sequence ATGCGTAAAATCATAAGCATCGCGAATCAAAAAGGGGGGGTCGGCAAGACCACCACCGCCATCAACCTGGCGGCGACCCTCGCCGCGGCGGAACGGAAGACGCTTCTCATCGATGCGGACCCGCAGGGGAATGCCACGAGCGGCCTGGGCATCGATCCGGCGGCATTGAAGGAGCGCAATCTTTACGACGCCCTTAGCGGAGAGGGCACCCTGGCCGAAGTGGTCCTGGGCAGCCGCCTTCCCTTCCTCGATGTGATCGGCTCCGACCAGGACCTGACCGGTGTGGAGATCGAGTTTGTCGAAATCGAGGACCGGGAGAAAAAACTTCGCCGGCTGATCCGCTCCGCGGATCTCGGTTATGAATACGTCATTATCGATTGTCCGCCCTCTCTGGGCTTTCTCACCCTGAATGCCCTGGTGGCGGCGGACAGCGTCATCGTGCCTTTGCAGTGCGAGTATTTCGCCCTGGAGGGATTGGGGCGGCTCCTGGCAACGATCAAGCTCGTTCAGGCGCGGCTCAATCCGTCTCTGGCGCTGGGGGGAATCCTCCTGACCATGTTCGACGGGCGGAACATTCTGTCCCGGCAGGTCAGCGAAGAAGTCCGGCGGCACTTCGGGACCAAGGTCTTTCAGACCGTCATCCCGCGGAATGTAAGACTTTCCGAGAGTCCCAGCCACGGTCTCCCGATCATTCTTTACGATGTCCGTTCCCGGGGCGCCATTTCCTACATGGAACTGGCCAAGGAAGTCATGGGGAACGGAGGAAGCGGGTCCTGA
- the ybgF gene encoding tol-pal system protein YbgF: MRKLFLVLAVLVGLAGVSGCATSKDLRRVQGELLNRIEAAEQKIAALDQTDQAIKGDARSVTDSVALLQKRQAETGADLADARDQLRQIRGLVDGMKKDLATGIGRQDEMKEKIDALSFKIQFLENYLGVSKKDDGSEAVHKNGNNGKETKGKSEREILYGAAYATLKEGKYEKSRGEFQNFLKKYPGTELSDNAQFWIGESYFFEGKFEKAILEYEKVIKNYPEGDKVPQALLKQGLSFAQLGDKTSARIILQQIIKDYPNTSSARTARTKLNELK; the protein is encoded by the coding sequence TTGAGGAAATTATTTCTTGTTCTTGCTGTTCTGGTCGGTCTGGCCGGGGTGTCCGGTTGCGCCACCTCGAAAGACCTGAGAAGGGTTCAGGGTGAATTGCTGAACCGGATCGAGGCGGCGGAGCAGAAAATCGCCGCCTTGGATCAGACCGACCAGGCCATCAAGGGCGATGCCAGGAGTGTGACGGATTCCGTCGCACTCCTGCAGAAGCGGCAGGCCGAAACGGGCGCTGACCTGGCGGATGCCAGGGATCAGTTGCGGCAGATCCGCGGACTCGTCGACGGCATGAAGAAGGATCTCGCCACCGGCATCGGCCGCCAGGACGAGATGAAAGAAAAGATCGACGCCCTGTCCTTCAAGATCCAGTTCCTTGAAAACTATCTGGGCGTAAGCAAGAAGGACGACGGCAGCGAGGCCGTTCACAAGAACGGAAATAACGGCAAGGAAACGAAAGGCAAATCCGAGCGGGAGATCCTCTACGGGGCGGCCTATGCCACCCTGAAAGAGGGAAAATATGAGAAGTCCCGCGGGGAATTCCAGAATTTCCTCAAGAAATATCCCGGCACGGAGCTGTCCGACAATGCTCAGTTCTGGATCGGCGAGAGTTACTTTTTCGAAGGCAAGTTCGAGAAGGCCATTCTGGAGTACGAAAAGGTCATCAAGAACTATCCCGAGGGGGACAAGGTTCCCCAGGCACTCCTGAAGCAGGGACTGTCTTTCGCCCAGTTGGGGGACAAGACCAGCGCCCGCATCATTCTGCAGCAGATCATCAAGGACTATCCCAACACGAGTTCGGCCCGGACGGCCCGGACGAAGCTCAACGAGTTGAAATAA
- a CDS encoding divergent polysaccharide deacetylase family protein: MGRRRGRKKGKALAWIAFLAAVAAIVAIAYFLHHERQRDTRRAQVPPRKAAPVKVIPKAVPAETGKSRRETGRALPEPERPAASRRVVIIIDDIGHDLAPVRELLSLKVPLTFAVLPDSAHSVQAADLIHREGREVILHLPLEPRSETRANPGTLVLRTNMKDDEIRNRLEQGMRRVPYACGVNSHMGSLFTEHQDKMVVVLKVLREKGIYFIDSRTSSRSSVREAARKTGIPFAKRDLFIDGRSDDDTLNQIRHLAETTDSAQLPVIIGHPYPDTIRTLRHVLPLLQRQGIRVVSASEAVRPVDSGDRARR, encoded by the coding sequence ATGGGACGCAGAAGAGGCAGGAAGAAAGGAAAGGCGCTGGCGTGGATCGCTTTCCTCGCAGCGGTCGCGGCCATCGTCGCCATCGCCTATTTCCTTCATCACGAGCGGCAGCGGGACACGCGCCGAGCGCAGGTCCCCCCGCGCAAAGCCGCTCCGGTCAAAGTCATTCCGAAAGCCGTGCCCGCCGAGACGGGCAAGAGCCGCCGGGAGACGGGCCGGGCTTTGCCTGAACCGGAAAGGCCTGCGGCTTCGCGGCGGGTCGTGATCATCATTGACGATATCGGACACGACCTGGCCCCGGTCCGGGAACTCCTGTCGCTCAAGGTTCCCCTTACGTTTGCCGTTCTTCCCGACAGCGCCCATTCGGTGCAGGCCGCCGATCTGATCCACAGGGAAGGACGAGAGGTGATTCTTCACCTGCCCCTGGAACCCCGTTCGGAAACACGAGCCAACCCGGGGACATTGGTCCTCCGGACGAACATGAAGGATGATGAGATCCGAAACCGGCTGGAGCAGGGGATGCGAAGAGTGCCCTATGCGTGCGGCGTCAACAGCCACATGGGATCCCTTTTCACGGAGCATCAGGACAAAATGGTTGTTGTGCTGAAGGTGCTCCGGGAAAAGGGGATCTATTTTATCGACAGCCGGACGTCGTCCCGGAGCAGCGTTCGGGAAGCGGCCCGGAAGACGGGCATTCCCTTCGCAAAACGGGATTTGTTTATCGACGGCCGTTCCGATGACGACACCCTGAATCAGATCCGCCACCTGGCCGAGACGACCGATTCTGCACAGCTCCCGGTCATCATCGGGCATCCCTATCCCGACACCATCCGCACCCTCCGGCATGTTTTGCCGCTCCTCCAGCGGCAGGGAATCCGGGTCGTTTCCGCGTCGGAAGCGGTCCGGCCGGTGGATTCCGGCGACAGAGCGAGGCGATGA
- a CDS encoding S41 family peptidase, producing MKRKTVKTGIVLLGLAALAIFMGLAGDSPVAALDRSTYRSLKTFNEILDIVEKNYVEPVETKTLLQGAVNGMMRSLDPHSSYMTADMYKELEVETKGRFGGIGIEITIRKDVLTVVSPIEDTPAYRAGVKAGDMIIRIDGTSTKDITIMDAVKKLRGPKGTNVTITIMRDETTKLQDITITRDIIQIMSVRSKVFEDGIGYVRVSSFQERTAEDLGKALSELEKKAHPLKGLVLDLRNNPGGLLSQAVQVSELFLKSGTIVSTRGRVKSVESSAKARDNGNEPTCAIVALVNEGTASAAEIVAGALQDNGRALVLGTQTFGKGSVQTVIPLDDGSALKLTTAKYYTPKGRSIQAEGIQPDIVIRRTKTADGKEPAEEPLREKDLAGHIRSPRENGDVKDGKNDTIRPKAPPLSRRDVIEDASQDNQLKSAIDILKSWDLFRKGARSG from the coding sequence ATGAAACGGAAAACGGTGAAGACGGGGATCGTTCTGCTGGGTCTGGCGGCCCTGGCGATCTTCATGGGGCTTGCCGGAGACAGCCCGGTTGCGGCGCTGGACCGGAGCACCTATCGGAGCCTCAAGACCTTCAACGAAATCCTCGATATCGTCGAAAAGAATTATGTGGAGCCGGTCGAGACCAAAACCCTCCTCCAGGGGGCCGTCAACGGCATGATGCGGTCCCTGGATCCGCACAGTTCCTACATGACGGCAGACATGTACAAGGAACTGGAAGTGGAGACGAAGGGACGTTTCGGCGGCATCGGCATCGAAATCACGATCCGCAAAGACGTCCTCACGGTCGTGTCGCCCATTGAGGACACGCCGGCCTATCGGGCGGGAGTCAAGGCGGGTGATATGATTATCCGGATCGACGGCACGTCCACCAAGGACATCACGATCATGGATGCCGTCAAGAAGCTCCGGGGGCCGAAAGGAACCAACGTCACCATTACCATCATGCGGGACGAGACCACGAAGCTCCAGGACATCACGATCACCCGGGACATCATCCAGATCATGAGCGTTCGGTCCAAGGTGTTCGAGGACGGAATCGGCTATGTCCGGGTTTCCTCTTTTCAGGAAAGAACCGCGGAAGACCTGGGCAAGGCCCTGTCGGAATTGGAAAAGAAGGCCCATCCCCTCAAGGGGCTTGTCCTTGACCTCCGGAACAACCCGGGCGGACTTCTAAGCCAGGCCGTACAGGTATCGGAACTGTTTCTGAAATCGGGAACCATCGTGTCCACCCGGGGCCGCGTGAAATCCGTGGAGAGCTCGGCGAAGGCCCGTGACAACGGGAACGAGCCGACCTGCGCCATCGTGGCCCTGGTCAACGAGGGCACCGCCTCCGCGGCGGAGATCGTAGCCGGCGCCCTTCAGGACAACGGCCGCGCCCTTGTCCTGGGAACGCAGACCTTCGGCAAGGGGTCCGTGCAGACGGTCATTCCCCTGGACGATGGATCGGCCCTGAAGCTGACCACGGCCAAGTATTACACGCCCAAGGGACGCTCCATCCAGGCGGAGGGAATTCAGCCGGACATCGTCATCCGCCGGACAAAAACAGCTGACGGTAAGGAACCGGCAGAGGAACCGCTGCGGGAAAAAGATCTGGCCGGCCATATCCGATCTCCCCGGGAGAACGGGGACGTCAAGGACGGCAAGAACGACACAATCCGACCAAAGGCGCCGCCCCTGTCGAGACGGGATGTGATCGAGGACGCATCCCAGGACAACCAGCTCAAGAGCGCCATCGATATCCTCAAGAGCTGGGACCTTTTCCGGAAAGGCGCCCGAAGCGGTTAA
- the pal gene encoding peptidoglycan-associated lipoprotein Pal — protein sequence MKSRFVRTMVILACLVLLFTVGCAKKAVKEDTGMQEQKVTAQATKADDDAARKAAEAAARERALREEEARRAEQERLAREKAEKLAALFADVNFDFDKYNIKPDFRDRLNEQAAWLKSNAADMLLVEGHCDERGTAEYNLALGERRANAVMKYLIDLGIDKGRIKTISYGKERPLDPAQTEEAWAKNRRAHFEINPK from the coding sequence ATGAAGAGCCGGTTCGTTCGGACCATGGTGATTCTCGCCTGCCTGGTTCTCCTCTTCACCGTGGGCTGCGCCAAGAAGGCCGTCAAGGAAGACACAGGCATGCAGGAACAAAAGGTCACCGCCCAGGCGACGAAGGCGGATGACGATGCCGCCCGGAAGGCGGCGGAAGCCGCGGCCAGGGAACGCGCTCTGAGGGAAGAAGAAGCCCGCCGGGCCGAACAGGAACGTCTCGCCCGGGAAAAGGCGGAGAAGCTTGCCGCCCTGTTCGCGGACGTCAACTTTGATTTCGACAAGTACAACATCAAACCCGATTTCCGGGATCGCCTGAACGAGCAGGCCGCCTGGCTGAAGAGCAACGCCGCGGACATGCTCCTCGTCGAAGGCCACTGCGACGAACGGGGAACCGCCGAGTACAACTTGGCTCTGGGTGAGAGACGCGCAAACGCCGTCATGAAGTACCTGATCGATCTCGGAATCGACAAGGGACGGATCAAGACGATCTCCTACGGGAAAGAGCGTCCTCTCGACCCGGCTCAGACCGAGGAAGCCTGGGCCAAGAACCGCCGGGCGCACTTCGAAATAAACCCGAAATAA